In Pseudorasbora parva isolate DD20220531a chromosome 1, ASM2467924v1, whole genome shotgun sequence, the DNA window ttattcacttagcagacgcttttatccaaagcaacgttttaatgaagagtttttttaatgcaattgaAGATGAAAAGTAAATTCACTAACACAAttatttcttcctttttttctttgctttgtCCTGTTTACAGCAAGATGATGTTTAGGTGATTGTTAAATAAAGTACAGAATTGTTTATTATTGGTGTTTTGTCTATTCTTATTTGAGTTTttctttgcatttaaaatatcaaaaagcaAGTTTTGTAATGTTTGCATGGTATAATGTTAATTAGACCCTTATAGGTTGAACTGGAAGAAACATTGGAATTTGaattataaaacattgtaacaatataatatcacaaaatATTTTTCAGAAGATAGTTCATTCTGTTCATTTTCTTTCAATTACACCCATgctcaaaaaaataacaactagGTAATTTGTTAGTCAGAGAACACAATGAGTTGGTTTGGCACATGCATTAAGCAGGGAATGCAAATATTCTGAGAATGCGGGACTCTAAGTGCGGGTGTTATATGATCTTCCGAACAGCAGGAGGCGCTGTCTCGAAAAACGAGGGGTCTGAGAATGCGGGACTGTGGGTGCAGGACTGTAGGTGCAGGCTCCGAGTCTGCAGCTTCATAATGTTGTAATATTTCCAAAAAACGAAATTTCGAGCCAAAGTAATGAAGTGGTAAAAATTACCACCATGCAAATTAAATTCAGCCCTTCTCTGGCAATTAGGCTACAACCCGACTGGGGAACGGTAATAAGATAAATGTTCTAAATAAATATGcacatagcctaataataatgataattaaaaaatacacattaaaaaaatacacaactttaaataaactcaaatatTCTACAATGTTGCTTATAGACAAATTACAATACCATAATAATGATTGAGTAGCTAGGCTATATTACAAGATGTTAGGCTGCACTATGTCTAAGggaaaaatccaaacttcagtCTATTTTAACGACATGTAGGACAGCAGATAGAATATATCAGAAAATAtcacatataatataaaatatcgtTCTCTCCAAGAGATTATAATACTGGGTTGCAGTCACACCGACTGGGTTAAACATTTACCGTTTCTGAGGGCAAGTGCGCTGATCTGCCAGTCTCTTCAAAGGAAGATTACAAACACGAACACGAGTGGTTAGCTTGACGATGTGAGTACAGAAATCTTCCTAGATAGTTTGTCTCCTTGCTGCTTCTTGATTCTCGCGCCTAGTGAGCTTGCTGACAGGCGGTTGTCATGACAATGATGTAGTTTAAGGAGGCACAAGTTCGCgttcatttacactgaatcaaaaCCACTTCTATGTCGCCTTTGATACTAGGGGCCGAGGTGGGTCAGACCCGGCATATTTTAAGTCTGCTTTAAGGCGGCATCGCATCTTTACACAGAATTTTGAGCAGACACAGACCCGCGTTAGACCCGCCTTAACTCggctgtgtaaagatgccttaaCATTCAAATACACAGAAGTACTAGTAAAAcacatttagagtttgtagaACACACACTGGTGTCTATGGATGCAGCCATAACAATCCATGCAAATATCATTTGCCgaaatgtaaatgtttcttaatgtaagaattttttgaaattttgactagaaacaagataaaaaatactaagtaagaaaagcattttctgCAGTGGACTTCTTCTGACGTGTCATTAACTTTTACTTTAAAAGCAAAGACGTGACGTTTCCCGTGGTTAATTGATAAGCTTTATTATGTCTCAAGTGGGGTTTCCGCTGCACTCGTCCTCCTTGAACCTTCTCAAACGTCTTCGGTTGTGGTCACCATTCTTTCCAATGGCCTGCTGCCTTTCCGGAGTCTTTCTTTGGTTTTGAGCTGTTTTCGTCGTCCTACCGTCTGATTTTGAGGTTGTTCTCTCGTCAAGCGCCGGGATCTTTTTCTGCTTGCGTCTTCTCCGTCCCCTCTTCTGTTTGTTGTTTCGCTTTACGTccttttcatttatgtttgtcTGTGTTTCCGTTGCGTTATTTCTCTGAGAAGCGTTGGGAATGTCCGTATCCTCGTTTCTCTTTTCCTTAGCACGTCCACCACTCGCTGGGGATTTTAGGTGTTGTATGGCATGAGTGAATGTTGCATTATGGGCTTTGTAGTTTTGAAGGCTTAAGCAGTTGGATTGGACAGTGGTATTAAGTTCACCAATGTAGGAGGTCTCGTCTTTTTGTCCTGAAGAGTTTCCATCGGCTTCTGGAACAAAGTCTTGGCGAGCAGAATTAACTGTTTCTTGGCCGTGGGGATTTGAGGTTAATGTTTGAAATGCATTCTGGTCGTCATTATTCTGTATCTGCAATAATGCGGGTGATGTGGATATCCAAGATACGTGCTGTGTCATGTGATCTTCACATTGTGGAGCGAATGATGGCTGAACCTGTGCTTTAGAAACCGTAGCGTTAGTCCATTTGGAGCAGCCTGCGACTGGCTCAGGAATGGTGCTGGAAAAGATATCCAGGGACTCTTCCTTCAGGAGGTCTGTGAGGTTCTGATCCGTGGAGAGAAGAGAGTTGATATAGTCCATGTCCAAACCAGCCTGGAAGAGAGAGATAACGAAACCTTTAACCCAGTAAAACCAGCATATAATAGTCTGAACgtgcaaagactaaatcaaacggcctttacaaaaataaaggtaaaacaacGATGACAATTTCGAAGTTGCAGGAGAACGTGAGATGGGAGTTTTTCAGCTCTGGGTCGGTACTTCCACCTACGTGACCTTTTGACATCATACGCCGTgaagaagaaaaacactgaAGTCGAGCATTTgatgttaaaaagtatataaatgtttatttttttcttgaaaatggcATTCGgaagatatgaagtcagaattgtgagatatgaagttgTAAGATATGTAGTTggaattgcgagatatgaagtcagaattgcgagatatgaagtcagaattgcgagatatgaagtcagaattgcgagatatgaagTCGTCAGATATgtagtcggaattgcgagatatgaagTCGTCAGATATGTAGTCGGATTTGCGAGATATGAAGTCGTCAGATATgtagtcggaattgcgagatatgaagTCGTCAGATATGTAGTCGGATTTGCGAGATATGAAGTCGTCAGATATgtagtcggaattgcgagatatgaagTCGTCAGATATGTAGTCGGATTTGCGAGATATGAAGTCGTCAGATATgtagtcggaattgcgagatatgaagtcagaattgcgagatatgaagTCGTCAGATATgtagtcggaattgcgagatatgaagTCGTCAGATATGTAGTCGGATTTGCGAGATATGAAGTCGTCAGATATgtagtcggaattgcgagatatgaagtcggaattgcgagatatgaagTCGTCAGATATgtagtcggaattgcgagatatgaagtcagaattgcgagatatgaagTCGTCAGATATGTAGTCGGAATTGCGAGGTATGTAGTTGtaagatatgaagtcagaattgcgaggtaTGTAGTTGtaagatatgaagtcagaattgcgagatatgaagttgtaagatatgaagtcagaattttgCGAGATATGAAGTCGTCAGATATgtagtcggaattgcgagatatgaagTCGTCAGATatgaagtcggaattgcgagatatgaagTCGTCAGATATgtagtcggaattgcgagatatgaagtcggaattgcgagatatgaagTCGTCAGATATgtagtcggaattgcgagatatgaagtcgtaagatatgaagtcagaattgcgagatatgaagTCGTCAGATATgtagtcggaattgcgagatatgaagTCGTAAGATatgaagtcggaattgcgagatatgaagTTGTAAGATatgaagtcggaattgtgagatatgaagtcgtAAGATATGaactcagaattgcgagatatgaagTCGTCAGATATGTAGTCGGAATTTGCGAGATATGAAGTCGTCAGATATgtagtcggaattgcgagatatgaagTCGTCAGATATGTAGTCGGAATTTGCGATATATGAAGTCGTTAGATATgtagtcggaattgagagatatgaaGTCGTAAGATATGAAgacggaattgcgagatatgaagTCGTAAGATATGaactcagaattgcgagatatgaagTCGTAAGATATGaactcagaattgcgagatatgaagTCGTAAGATATGAAGTCGTAAGATATGAAGTCGTAAGATATGAAGACGGAATTGGAAGATatgaagtcggaattgcgagatatgaagACGGAATTGAAAGATatgaagtcggaattgcgagatatgaagTCGGAATTGGAAGATATGAAgccggaattgcgagatatgaagtcggaattatatttttaaatgttccaTACTGTGGCGAACGATAATCATAAATAATGAACAAATACTTCAAAAAAGAGCCTGAAATATGCAATACGAAGCAAAAGACGCCGCTGTGCGTTAATGACGTGCCCATCTGGATTTGACGTTACCTCGGAGGTAAAGTCGCAGTTGTTGAACATCTGGTTGAGGTAGAGCGCACACACGTCCTCCTCATCGGCTGCGTTGACCTCTGACCCATCGCTGACCTTTGACTCTACGGCGTCCATGACCTGAGAGTATTCGGTCAGCACGCGCTCGGCGAGATCTTCCACCGGACGCTCCTGGACCGCCTGCTTTGGTCTTTTACTCGTTTTACCTGATGGACAGAACTCTGGTCATTGTTTACGGTCTAATTCAGTCATGAACTTTAGCTTATGTCAAATCAATCAGCCTTCAGTGATAACTGAGGCATTATAATAACCCCTGACCTGTG includes these proteins:
- the LOC137075485 gene encoding uncharacterized protein is translated as MEPALPLHLDNESLLHYEQALSEMRDDLDPTDTQPVRTEDVRWLETSPHVMRSMHTSDYSLHPNLRFEESLQGFEPNTFNQEFNTTSVHPSDPQEGQNRFTQPPSASLNSPRNINPFHTPYLNPSWPVLVPHFSPHQSPFCSFYLPPFNPVVSCGDSAFSCLVLRQHLSVYPVRPSPLLRSEPRPLQYEPRPPQYEPRPLQYEPRPLQYEPRPLQYEPRPLQYEPRPLQYEPRPSQYDPRPLQSEPRPLLLDSYWLWRRLCETAKAFSSGSPDTEALACFFIRVIRSLAAQNPDLPFSAAITVAVEKWRKIPAFEREQYHVTARMFIELDEQNKRSDEDQMDKPTGKTSKRPKQAVQERPVEDLAERVLTEYSQVMDAVESKVSDGSEVNAADEEDVCALYLNQMFNNCDFTSEAGLDMDYINSLLSTDQNLTDLLKEESLDIFSSTIPEPVAGCSKWTNATVSKAQVQPSFAPQCEDHMTQHVSWISTSPALLQIQNNDDQNAFQTLTSNPHGQETVNSARQDFVPEADGNSSGQKDETSYIGELNTTVQSNCLSLQNYKAHNATFTHAIQHLKSPASGGRAKEKRNEDTDIPNASQRNNATETQTNINEKDVKRNNKQKRGRRRRKQKKIPALDERTTSKSDGRTTKTAQNQRKTPERQQAIGKNGDHNRRRLRRFKEDECSGNPT